In Cupriavidus basilensis, the following proteins share a genomic window:
- a CDS encoding sterol desaturase family protein, with protein sequence MKQNGAVGKLPIAPVHNVLRDTRELLGSSGELEAGRGMITAILALALGGLSLLGVIAFHFPQYLTTPELRHKYSVDVLRHVLFAALLVSGGMSLSNLVLGRKRSLNAAAFALVALAVALGGSRVAVGDFPDHTPYIGLDWFILDLLGSTLIFVVIEKMFPLYRGQAVFRREWQTDLVHFAVNHFIVGLILLTVNFLIFRLFGWLVRDSVHAFVGGIPFVLQLLLCILAADLAQYWTHRAYHEVPFLWKFHAVHHSTKTMDWLAGSRQHMLELVFTRVLVLAPLYVLGFNKSVIDAYIIIVGFQAVFNHANVHLPWGPLRYLVVTPDFHHWHHASDDEAIDKNYAAHYAFLDYLFGTAVKSGKRFPEKYGVVGDYMPDGFVRQQLFPFRPMPPARKDDEA encoded by the coding sequence ATGAAACAGAATGGCGCCGTCGGCAAGTTGCCGATCGCTCCGGTACACAACGTCCTGCGTGACACCCGCGAACTGCTGGGCAGCAGCGGCGAGCTCGAAGCCGGGCGCGGCATGATTACCGCCATCCTTGCGCTGGCCCTGGGCGGGCTGAGCCTGCTGGGCGTGATTGCCTTCCATTTCCCGCAATACCTGACCACGCCCGAGCTACGCCACAAGTATTCGGTCGACGTGTTGCGTCACGTGCTGTTTGCCGCGCTGCTGGTGTCCGGCGGCATGTCGCTGAGCAACCTGGTGCTGGGCCGCAAGCGCAGCCTGAACGCCGCGGCATTCGCACTGGTAGCGCTGGCGGTGGCGCTGGGCGGCTCACGCGTAGCCGTGGGCGACTTCCCGGACCACACGCCGTACATCGGCCTGGACTGGTTCATCCTCGACCTGCTCGGCTCAACGCTGATCTTCGTCGTGATCGAAAAGATGTTCCCGCTCTATCGCGGGCAGGCCGTATTCCGGCGCGAATGGCAGACCGACCTGGTGCACTTTGCGGTCAACCACTTCATCGTTGGCCTGATCCTGCTGACGGTTAACTTCCTCATTTTCCGCTTGTTCGGCTGGCTGGTGCGCGACAGCGTGCACGCGTTCGTGGGGGGCATTCCCTTCGTGCTGCAACTGCTGCTGTGCATTCTCGCGGCCGACCTGGCGCAGTACTGGACCCACCGCGCGTATCACGAGGTACCCTTCCTGTGGAAATTCCACGCCGTGCACCACAGCACCAAGACCATGGACTGGCTCGCTGGCTCGCGCCAGCACATGCTGGAACTGGTGTTCACGCGCGTGCTGGTGTTGGCGCCGCTCTACGTGCTGGGCTTTAACAAGAGCGTCATCGACGCGTACATCATCATCGTCGGCTTCCAGGCGGTGTTCAACCACGCCAATGTCCACCTGCCGTGGGGCCCGCTGCGCTACCTGGTGGTCACGCCGGATTTCCATCACTGGCACCATGCGTCGGATGACGAGGCGATCGACAAGAACTACGCGGCGCACTATGCCTTTCTCGACTACCTGTTTGGCACCGCGGTGAAATCCGGCAAGCGTTTCCCCGAAAAATACGGCGTGGTCGGCGACTACATGCCGGACGGCTTCGTGCGCCAGCAGCTATTCCCCTTCCGGCCGATGCCGCCGGCGCGCAAGGACGACGAGGCATAA
- a CDS encoding amidohydrolase family protein translates to MLDLILRNCTLPDGRTGIDIGILGDRIKAVEPALKAPAAAEVDAAGQLVTPPFVDAHFHMDSTLSYGLPRINQSGTLLEGIALWGELKPLLTQDTIVERALAYCDWAVAKGLLAIRSHVDVCDPRLLATEALLHVREKVRPYLDLQLVAFPQDGVLRAPGALDNLKRALGMGVDVVGGIPHFERTMADGAESVRILCELACERGLRVDMHCDESDDPMSRHIETLASQTVRLGLQGRVTGSHLTSMHSMDNYYVSKLIPLIRESGVAAIANPLINITLQGRHDSYPKRRGMTRVPELLAAGVPVAFGHDCVMDPWYSLGSGDMLEVAHMGLHVAQMTGQAAMRACFAAVTETPARILGLEGYGIAPGCRADLVLLQARDAVEAIRLRATRLLVLRAGKVVASTRPATATLHLDDRPGHVCFQP, encoded by the coding sequence ATGCTCGACCTGATCCTACGCAACTGCACGCTCCCCGATGGCCGCACCGGCATCGACATCGGCATCCTGGGCGATCGCATCAAGGCGGTGGAACCGGCGCTCAAGGCGCCTGCCGCTGCCGAGGTCGATGCCGCGGGACAACTGGTGACGCCGCCATTTGTCGATGCGCATTTCCACATGGACTCGACGCTGTCCTACGGCCTGCCGCGCATCAACCAGTCCGGCACCTTGCTCGAAGGCATCGCGCTATGGGGTGAACTCAAGCCGCTGCTGACGCAGGACACCATTGTCGAGCGCGCGCTGGCCTATTGCGACTGGGCGGTGGCCAAAGGCCTGCTGGCGATCCGTTCACACGTGGATGTGTGCGACCCGCGCCTGCTTGCCACCGAGGCGCTGCTGCACGTGCGCGAGAAGGTCCGGCCTTACCTCGACCTGCAACTGGTGGCCTTTCCACAGGATGGCGTGCTGCGCGCGCCGGGCGCGCTCGACAATCTCAAGCGGGCGCTCGGCATGGGCGTGGACGTGGTGGGCGGCATCCCGCATTTCGAGCGGACCATGGCCGATGGCGCGGAGTCCGTGCGTATCCTGTGCGAACTGGCCTGTGAGCGAGGCTTGCGGGTCGACATGCATTGCGACGAAAGCGACGACCCGATGTCGCGCCATATCGAGACGCTGGCCAGCCAGACCGTGCGCCTTGGCTTGCAGGGCAGGGTGACGGGCTCGCACCTGACCTCGATGCATTCGATGGACAACTACTACGTCTCCAAGCTGATCCCGCTGATTCGGGAGTCTGGTGTGGCGGCCATCGCCAATCCGCTGATCAACATTACGCTGCAGGGCCGGCACGATAGCTACCCGAAACGGCGCGGCATGACCCGCGTGCCGGAGTTGCTGGCCGCGGGCGTGCCGGTGGCGTTCGGCCACGATTGCGTGATGGACCCGTGGTACAGCCTGGGCTCCGGCGACATGCTGGAGGTGGCGCATATGGGGCTGCACGTGGCGCAGATGACCGGGCAGGCCGCCATGCGCGCGTGCTTTGCTGCCGTCACCGAAACGCCGGCGCGCATTCTTGGGCTGGAAGGCTATGGCATTGCACCGGGCTGTCGGGCCGACCTGGTGCTGCTGCAGGCACGCGACGCGGTCGAGGCGATCCGGCTGCGCGCCACCCGTCTGCTGGTGTTGCGCGCGGGCAAGGTGGTGGCGAGCACGCGTCCCGCCACAGCCACCTTGCACCTGGACGACAGGCCTGGGCATGTCTGTTTTCAGCCTTGA
- a CDS encoding ABC transporter permease, which translates to MMELLDIVASAPFWIAVLRVATPLIFGTLGVLLCERAGVLNLGIEGIMVAGAFSGWLAVYHGAPLWGGVAVAAGVGLAFGLLHGWLTVSLALSQHVAGLGVTMLATSLSYYAYRLGFASVSTPPTITPFAPMHWIGGVPLIGGMFSPVFGEETALTLLALGLVPVVAWLLYRTPLGLAVRMVGENPAAAEGQGIRVGATRIGAIMAGSALMAVGGAFLTLSAFNAFFFNMINGRGWICVALVVFASWRPGRALAGALLFAAFDALQLRLQQSGASLPGLPPLPYQLYLMLPYVLSILALVLVARRAAYPQALMKPYRRGER; encoded by the coding sequence CTGATGGAACTGCTCGATATCGTGGCCTCGGCGCCCTTCTGGATCGCCGTACTGCGCGTGGCTACGCCGCTGATCTTCGGCACGCTGGGCGTGCTGCTGTGCGAGCGTGCCGGCGTACTCAACCTTGGCATCGAGGGCATCATGGTGGCTGGCGCTTTCAGTGGCTGGCTGGCGGTCTATCACGGTGCGCCGCTATGGGGTGGGGTGGCGGTGGCAGCCGGTGTCGGGCTGGCCTTCGGGCTACTGCATGGCTGGCTGACCGTGAGCCTGGCGCTGTCCCAGCATGTGGCTGGGCTGGGCGTGACCATGCTGGCCACCAGCCTTTCCTACTATGCCTACCGGCTCGGCTTTGCCTCGGTGTCCACGCCGCCGACCATCACGCCCTTTGCCCCGATGCACTGGATCGGCGGCGTTCCGCTGATAGGCGGTATGTTCAGCCCGGTGTTCGGTGAGGAGACCGCATTGACGCTGCTGGCGCTGGGGCTGGTGCCCGTGGTGGCCTGGCTGCTCTACCGGACTCCGCTCGGCCTGGCCGTGCGCATGGTCGGCGAGAATCCCGCCGCAGCCGAGGGGCAGGGGATTCGCGTAGGCGCGACGCGTATCGGTGCCATCATGGCGGGGTCCGCCCTGATGGCGGTGGGCGGCGCGTTCCTCACGCTATCCGCGTTCAACGCATTTTTCTTTAATATGATCAACGGCCGGGGCTGGATCTGCGTGGCGCTGGTGGTGTTTGCTTCGTGGCGGCCAGGCCGCGCGCTGGCCGGCGCGTTGCTGTTCGCCGCCTTCGACGCGCTGCAGTTGCGCTTGCAGCAAAGCGGCGCGAGCCTTCCCGGCTTGCCGCCGCTGCCTTACCAGCTTTACCTGATGTTGCCGTATGTGCTGTCGATCCTCGCGCTGGTGCTGGTGGCGCGCCGCGCCGCCTACCCGCAAGCGCTGATGAAGCCCTATCGCAGGGGTGAGCGCTGA
- a CDS encoding ABC transporter permease: MRLEARTSVSRMAMLAAPIVAILATLLICALLVRWAGAPVGRAYALLLEGGFGSRFAWSETLTRATPLILTGLSVAVAFRARLFNIGAEGQLYLGALAAVAVGGQVDGAVAPWAQQLPMGLLFVLMVVAGMLAGAMLLLGAAWLKTRLGVDEVVTTLLANFIVLLFVSMMLDGPMKDATAMGWPQSVALVPELELARLVERSRVHSGLLLACALAVMLWAVNRFTVFGLQMRAVGANARAAAFAGMPVRSVTMWAALLSGGLAGLAGVVEVAGRTSYLTLDISPGYGYAGVVIAMLAGLHPLGVVAASVFVAGVLVGADGMSRAAGVPNSIADVIVAVALLAMLVATMLTRYRIRLDAPGKVA, translated from the coding sequence ATGCGGCTTGAGGCCCGAACCAGCGTTTCGCGCATGGCCATGCTGGCCGCGCCCATCGTCGCCATCCTTGCCACGCTGCTGATCTGCGCCTTGCTGGTGCGCTGGGCCGGCGCACCGGTTGGACGTGCCTATGCGCTGCTGCTGGAAGGCGGCTTCGGCTCGCGCTTTGCGTGGTCGGAAACGCTCACGCGCGCCACGCCGCTGATCCTGACCGGTCTGTCGGTGGCGGTGGCCTTTCGCGCGCGGCTGTTCAATATCGGCGCGGAAGGGCAACTCTATCTCGGTGCGCTGGCCGCCGTGGCGGTTGGCGGTCAGGTCGATGGCGCGGTTGCGCCCTGGGCGCAGCAACTGCCCATGGGCTTGCTCTTTGTCCTGATGGTGGTGGCAGGCATGCTGGCCGGCGCCATGTTGCTGCTTGGGGCCGCGTGGCTCAAGACCCGGCTCGGCGTGGATGAGGTAGTCACGACCCTGCTGGCCAATTTCATCGTGTTGCTGTTCGTCTCGATGATGCTCGATGGCCCGATGAAAGACGCCACCGCGATGGGCTGGCCGCAATCAGTGGCGCTAGTGCCGGAGCTGGAGCTGGCCAGGCTGGTGGAACGCTCGCGCGTGCACAGCGGCTTGTTGCTGGCTTGCGCGCTGGCCGTGATGCTGTGGGCGGTCAACCGCTTCACGGTGTTTGGCCTGCAGATGCGCGCGGTAGGCGCCAATGCACGGGCCGCGGCCTTCGCGGGCATGCCGGTGCGCAGTGTGACGATGTGGGCCGCGTTGTTGTCCGGCGGGCTTGCGGGGCTGGCGGGTGTGGTGGAGGTGGCGGGGCGCACCAGCTACCTCACGCTCGATATATCTCCTGGCTATGGCTATGCGGGCGTGGTCATCGCCATGCTGGCCGGGCTGCATCCGCTTGGCGTGGTGGCGGCGTCGGTGTTCGTGGCCGGGGTGTTGGTGGGGGCGGATGGCATGAGCCGCGCGGCGGGCGTGCCCAACAGCATCGCCGACGTGATCGTGGCGGTGGCGCTGCTTGCCATGCTGGTGGCGACCATGCTGACACGCTACCGCATCCGCCTCGATGCCCCGGGTAAGGTGGCCTGA
- a CDS encoding ABC transporter ATP-binding protein, which produces MPTPILRLAGITKRFGPLVANDDISLELQRGEVLALLGENGAGKSTLVSILFGHYVADAGTVEVDGQPLPPGQPRAALTAGIGMVHQHFTLADNLSVLDNIMLGTQPLWQWRLDGHAARGKVLALAERFGLAVRPQARVGELSVGERQRVEIVKALYRGARVLILDEPTAVLTPHEAETLFSTLAQLIAEGLSVIFISHKLDEVLRVSDRIAVLRGGKLVALCAAAQTTKAELAELMVGRVVAMPERVARRSAEDGANGNAAPPVLALEHVGARAANGRALLREVSLQVRAGEIVGIAGVSGNGQAALAELASGMLEASEGRITLAGKPMSAKPRAWIGAGVARVPEDRHAIGVVGDLAVWENAVSEQLSEPRFSRWGVIRRAAAQRFARDLVARFDVRTAGIDVPARTMSGGNMQKLILGRALSVRGEGSAPRLVVASQPTWGLDIGAVAYVRARLLDAAREGAAVLLISEDLDELHALADRIAVMHAGHLTEARPTAAWTLGELGLAMAGSGGGQHAQAGKGEVLHAA; this is translated from the coding sequence ATGCCTACCCCTATCCTGCGCCTTGCCGGTATTACCAAGCGATTCGGCCCGCTTGTGGCCAACGACGATATCTCGCTGGAGTTGCAGCGCGGGGAGGTGCTGGCCTTGCTGGGCGAGAACGGCGCCGGCAAGAGCACGCTGGTCAGCATCCTGTTCGGACACTACGTGGCCGACGCTGGCACGGTGGAGGTGGACGGCCAGCCGTTGCCGCCCGGCCAGCCGCGCGCGGCGCTGACGGCCGGCATCGGCATGGTGCACCAGCATTTCACGCTAGCCGACAATCTTTCAGTGCTGGACAACATCATGCTCGGCACCCAGCCGCTGTGGCAATGGCGCCTGGACGGGCACGCCGCGCGCGGCAAGGTGCTGGCCCTGGCTGAGCGCTTCGGCCTGGCGGTGCGCCCACAGGCAAGGGTCGGCGAACTGTCGGTGGGAGAGCGCCAGCGCGTGGAGATCGTGAAGGCGTTGTATCGCGGCGCCCGCGTGCTGATTCTCGATGAGCCGACTGCCGTCCTGACGCCGCACGAGGCCGAGACGCTGTTCTCCACGCTGGCGCAACTGATCGCCGAAGGATTGTCAGTGATTTTTATCAGCCACAAGCTTGATGAGGTGCTGCGTGTGTCCGACCGCATCGCGGTACTGCGGGGCGGCAAGCTGGTGGCGCTGTGTGCCGCGGCGCAGACCACCAAGGCCGAACTGGCAGAGTTGATGGTCGGCCGCGTGGTCGCGATGCCGGAACGCGTGGCGCGGCGGAGTGCCGAGGATGGCGCAAATGGCAACGCGGCGCCACCCGTGCTTGCGCTGGAGCACGTAGGCGCGCGCGCCGCCAACGGGCGCGCGCTGCTGCGCGAGGTCAGCCTGCAGGTGCGTGCCGGCGAGATCGTCGGCATTGCCGGTGTCTCCGGCAACGGACAGGCCGCGTTGGCGGAGCTGGCCAGCGGCATGCTGGAGGCTAGTGAGGGGCGTATCACCTTGGCAGGCAAGCCGATGTCCGCAAAGCCCCGCGCATGGATTGGGGCGGGCGTGGCACGCGTGCCGGAGGATCGCCATGCGATCGGCGTTGTGGGCGATCTTGCCGTGTGGGAGAACGCCGTTAGTGAACAACTCAGCGAACCGCGCTTTTCGCGCTGGGGTGTCATCCGGCGAGCCGCCGCGCAGCGGTTCGCGCGGGACCTGGTCGCGCGTTTCGATGTGCGCACCGCCGGCATCGATGTGCCGGCGCGAACCATGTCGGGCGGCAATATGCAAAAGCTGATCCTGGGCCGGGCGCTCTCGGTGCGCGGCGAAGGCAGCGCGCCAAGGCTGGTGGTGGCCAGCCAGCCAACCTGGGGACTCGATATCGGGGCGGTGGCTTATGTGCGCGCCCGCCTGCTCGACGCTGCGCGCGAAGGCGCTGCCGTACTGCTGATCTCCGAGGACCTGGATGAGCTGCACGCGCTGGCCGACCGCATCGCCGTGATGCATGCCGGACATCTGACCGAAGCCCGGCCTACGGCGGCGTGGACGCTGGGTGAACTCGGCCTGGCCATGGCCGGCTCGGGCGGTGGCCAGCACGCGCAAGCGGGCAAGGGGGAGGTGCTCCATGCGGCTTGA
- a CDS encoding BMP family protein encodes MSFEGKRRSWLKFAAAAASVAALGGIVPAQAQAKLKVAAVYTVPVEQQWVSRIHKALNEAKARGEIDYVFSESVSNADYERVLRQYAEQGSSLILGESFAVEAAARKVAKDYPKTAFLMGSSGKPQAPNFSVFDNYIQEPSYLTGMIAGGMTKTNHIGMVGGYAIPEVNRLMHAFMEGAREVNPKVKFTVSFIGSWFDPPKAKEAAFAMIDKGADVLYAERFGVSDAAKEKGKLAIGNVINTQPQYPATVVTSALWNMEPTVGAALGKVKAGQFKSEDYGPYSLMKFKGAELAPLGTFDGKVPADVMTKVKAKERAILDGKFAVKVVETEPKSSQ; translated from the coding sequence ATGAGTTTTGAGGGTAAGCGCAGGTCTTGGTTGAAATTCGCGGCGGCTGCCGCCAGCGTGGCCGCACTTGGTGGCATCGTGCCGGCGCAGGCGCAGGCCAAGCTGAAGGTGGCGGCGGTATACACCGTGCCCGTCGAGCAGCAATGGGTGTCGCGCATTCACAAGGCGCTCAATGAGGCCAAGGCGCGCGGCGAGATCGATTATGTGTTCTCGGAAAGCGTGTCCAATGCCGACTATGAGCGCGTGCTGCGCCAGTACGCGGAGCAGGGCTCGTCGCTGATCCTGGGCGAATCGTTCGCCGTCGAGGCGGCCGCGCGCAAGGTGGCCAAGGACTATCCCAAGACCGCATTCCTGATGGGCTCTTCCGGCAAGCCGCAGGCGCCTAACTTCTCTGTGTTCGACAACTACATCCAGGAGCCGTCCTACCTCACTGGCATGATCGCCGGCGGCATGACCAAGACCAACCATATCGGCATGGTCGGTGGCTACGCCATCCCCGAGGTCAACCGGCTGATGCACGCCTTCATGGAAGGCGCGCGCGAGGTCAATCCCAAAGTGAAGTTCACGGTCAGCTTCATCGGCTCGTGGTTCGATCCGCCCAAGGCCAAGGAAGCGGCCTTCGCCATGATCGACAAGGGCGCCGACGTGCTCTACGCCGAACGCTTTGGCGTATCCGACGCCGCGAAGGAAAAGGGCAAGCTGGCGATCGGCAATGTCATCAACACGCAGCCGCAGTATCCCGCTACCGTGGTGACCTCGGCGCTGTGGAACATGGAGCCCACCGTGGGCGCCGCGCTCGGCAAGGTCAAGGCCGGCCAGTTCAAGAGCGAGGACTACGGCCCTTATTCGCTGATGAAGTTCAAAGGCGCGGAGCTCGCGCCGCTGGGCACGTTCGACGGTAAGGTGCCAGCCGACGTGATGACCAAGGTCAAGGCGAAAGAGAGGGCGATCCTCGATGGCAAGTTTGCGGTCAAGGTGGTGGAAACGGAGCCGAAGTCGTCGCAGTGA
- a CDS encoding TetR/AcrR family transcriptional regulator, translating into MGAPATAPPPCFPPPREVAGGRIRQENEALILRAAEYVFARAGFAGATMNEIATRAGVPKSNLHYYFRTKQALYRAVLAHTLALWLSETDIIGAEQRPQVALEQYIRAKMRLSASHPDASRVFANELLHGAPEIRDVLSGALRALVARKAGVIREWIARGEMASVDPQHLFFTIWAATQTYADFESQVCAVLGVSHLGQRDYEQATDHLVRLLLRGCGLEPAGLAVELSSTRGESHEF; encoded by the coding sequence ATGGGAGCGCCGGCTACGGCGCCGCCGCCATGCTTTCCGCCGCCGCGGGAGGTGGCGGGGGGACGCATCCGCCAGGAGAACGAGGCGCTGATCCTGCGCGCGGCCGAGTACGTGTTCGCCCGGGCCGGGTTTGCCGGCGCGACCATGAACGAGATCGCCACGCGCGCCGGCGTGCCGAAGTCCAACCTGCATTATTACTTCCGCACCAAGCAGGCGCTTTATCGGGCCGTGCTGGCGCATACGCTCGCGCTGTGGCTGTCCGAGACCGACATCATCGGCGCGGAGCAGCGGCCCCAGGTGGCACTGGAGCAGTACATCCGCGCCAAGATGCGGCTGTCTGCCAGCCATCCGGATGCCTCGCGCGTGTTTGCCAACGAGTTGCTGCATGGTGCGCCGGAGATCCGCGACGTGCTCAGCGGCGCGCTACGCGCGCTGGTGGCGCGCAAGGCCGGCGTGATCCGGGAATGGATCGCGCGCGGCGAGATGGCCAGCGTCGATCCGCAGCACCTGTTTTTCACGATCTGGGCGGCCACCCAGACCTATGCCGATTTTGAATCGCAAGTTTGCGCCGTGCTTGGGGTGAGCCACCTGGGCCAGCGCGATTATGAACAGGCCACCGACCACCTGGTGCGGCTTTTGCTGCGAGGTTGCGGGCTGGAACCGGCTGGCCTGGCCGTGGAGTTATCGTCAACAAGGGGAGAGAGCCATGAGTTTTGA
- the upp gene encoding uracil phosphoribosyltransferase, which translates to MTDLSAVPPATASVMVVDHPLVQHKVTLVRSEDTTTDNFRRLVREISQLLTYEATRDLAMETIAIKTPIAPMQSPVLSGKKLCLVSILRAGNGFLDGMLDLLPAARVGHIGLYRDPETLEPIEYYFKMPEDIHERLVIVVDPMLATGNSAIAALNRLKEAGVSTLKYVCLIASRQGLMALRAAHPDVAIVTAAIDEELNEHGYIVPGLGDAGDRLYGTK; encoded by the coding sequence ATGACCGACCTCTCCGCCGTACCGCCCGCCACTGCGTCCGTGATGGTAGTGGATCACCCGCTCGTGCAGCACAAGGTCACGCTGGTCCGCAGCGAAGACACCACCACCGACAATTTCCGCCGGCTGGTGCGCGAGATCAGCCAGTTGCTGACCTACGAGGCAACCCGCGACCTGGCGATGGAGACCATCGCCATCAAGACGCCGATCGCGCCCATGCAGTCGCCGGTGCTCTCTGGCAAGAAGCTGTGCCTGGTGTCGATCCTGCGGGCCGGCAATGGTTTCCTGGATGGCATGCTGGACTTGCTGCCGGCCGCGCGGGTCGGGCATATCGGCCTGTACCGCGACCCGGAAACGCTGGAGCCGATCGAGTACTACTTCAAGATGCCGGAAGACATCCATGAGCGGCTGGTGATCGTGGTCGACCCGATGCTGGCTACCGGCAACTCCGCCATCGCCGCGCTCAACCGCTTGAAGGAGGCCGGCGTGAGCACGCTCAAGTACGTGTGCCTGATCGCTTCGCGGCAGGGTTTGATGGCCTTGCGAGCGGCGCACCCCGACGTAGCCATCGTCACCGCGGCCATTGACGAGGAACTCAACGAGCACGGCTACATCGTGCCTGGCCTGGGCGACGCCGGCGACCGCCTCTACGGCACCAAGTGA
- a CDS encoding URC4/urg3 family protein, producing MNEIPEAGGVRGAANPFINGEDDAGGWASPVPPGHPAAALLTGHAVRTRCAAVTDHVAAGASELFTWHPERIPAVADYVAATIRQRYPDLNVPYHSRWRHFESGGPGEKLDRWQILCERGGLSGEADREERARIGIDLVIPSVLLDAGAGPDWRYRDPASDLSLTRSEGLGVASFDLFARGGFSAQPGQPLRSDAERLMRIDASSIATAFQVAQHNPLVGLDGRARLLRRLGEVAQATPAVFGSPARLGNLFDYLKAHASSGQIEAGFVLTTLLVALGPVWPGRVSLDGVSLGDCWHHPACTDGLVPFHKLTQWLTYSLLEPLEDAGLTVTGLEVLTGLPEYRNGGLLFDFELMVPRDPGFTAVAHTVDEPVIVEWRALTVTGLDLVAASVREALGLSAESFPLARVLEGGTWAAGRRIAAKRRPGGPPPFAINSDGTVF from the coding sequence ATGAACGAGATACCCGAAGCGGGCGGCGTGCGCGGCGCCGCGAATCCCTTCATCAACGGCGAGGATGATGCCGGTGGCTGGGCCAGTCCCGTGCCGCCTGGCCATCCGGCCGCCGCGTTGCTCACCGGGCACGCGGTACGCACCCGCTGCGCTGCCGTGACGGATCATGTGGCAGCCGGCGCGTCCGAGCTGTTTACCTGGCATCCCGAGCGGATCCCGGCAGTGGCCGATTATGTGGCGGCCACCATCCGCCAGCGCTATCCCGACCTCAACGTGCCATACCACAGCCGCTGGCGTCATTTCGAGAGCGGCGGCCCTGGCGAGAAGCTGGACCGCTGGCAGATCCTGTGCGAACGCGGCGGGCTCTCCGGCGAGGCCGACCGCGAGGAACGCGCCCGCATCGGCATCGACCTGGTAATTCCCAGCGTCTTGCTGGATGCCGGCGCGGGCCCGGACTGGCGCTATCGCGATCCCGCCAGCGACCTGTCGCTGACGCGCTCCGAAGGGCTCGGCGTGGCCAGCTTCGACCTGTTCGCGCGCGGCGGCTTTTCCGCCCAGCCGGGCCAGCCGCTGCGCTCCGACGCCGAGCGCCTGATGCGTATCGATGCGTCTTCCATCGCAACCGCATTCCAGGTGGCCCAGCACAACCCGCTGGTGGGCCTGGATGGACGCGCCCGGCTGTTGCGCCGTCTTGGCGAGGTGGCGCAAGCCACGCCAGCGGTCTTTGGTTCGCCGGCGCGGCTGGGTAACCTGTTCGACTACCTCAAGGCGCATGCCAGCTCTGGGCAGATCGAGGCCGGCTTCGTGCTTACCACGCTGCTGGTGGCGCTGGGGCCGGTATGGCCCGGGCGCGTGAGCCTGGACGGCGTGTCGCTGGGCGACTGCTGGCACCACCCGGCCTGTACGGATGGCCTGGTGCCTTTTCACAAGCTGACCCAGTGGCTCACCTACTCGCTGCTGGAACCGCTGGAAGATGCCGGCCTGACCGTGACCGGGCTGGAGGTCCTGACGGGCTTGCCCGAATACCGCAACGGCGGGCTGCTGTTCGATTTCGAGCTGATGGTGCCGCGCGACCCTGGCTTTACTGCCGTGGCGCACACGGTGGATGAGCCGGTTATCGTGGAATGGCGCGCGCTCACGGTGACGGGACTCGACCTCGTGGCCGCGTCGGTGCGCGAGGCGCTCGGGTTGTCGGCCGAGTCGTTCCCGCTGGCCCGCGTGCTGGAGGGCGGCACCTGGGCCGCGGGGCGGCGCATTGCCGCCAAGCGCAGGCCAGGTGGCCCGCCGCCTTTCGCCATCAACAGCGACGGCACGGTGTTCTAG